Genomic DNA from Paenibacillus sp. KS-LC4:
TCGTGAATATTTCGAATCGCTGAACAACCGTGACGATTTGCGCGTCTTGATTTTGATGGCTGAATGGTGCGGCGATGTCATTCGCAATATTCCAGTTGTATTCCGTGCGCTTGAAAATAGCGGCGTTCCAACAGAGGTGCTCATTATGGAGGAGCATCTTGATACGATGGAGCAGTTTTTGACGATGGGCGGCCGTGCGGTGCCGATTGTAATTATTGCAGATACAGGCGGCCATGTGCTTGGTCAATGGGGGCCGCGTCCTAAGCATGTTCAGGAGGCGATGACAGCGTTCAAGCTGGAAAATCCAGACCGCGAAGCAGCCGATTATCAAGAGAAGCTTGGACTTGTCCGTCAGGAAATGGGCCGCCGTTATGGCGAAGGCACAGGCTATCAGACGGTTATTGTGAAGGAACTGCGCGACCTGCTGGAGTCGTTCTAAATAGAGAATAGGAGCATTGATGATGAGTGAAATGCGAGTTGAGTCATTTGCGCTGGGGCCTCTCCAGACGAATTGCTACCTGCTAACGGTAAAGGATGAGGAAACAGGCAAGGAACGGGGCATTATTATTGACCCGGGCATGAATCCGAAAGGCCTGCTTAAGCGGATTGCGGATACGCAAATTGAGGCGATTTTGCTCACCCATGCCCATTTCGATCATATGGGCGGCGTGGACGAGGTTCGCAAAGCGGCAGGCTGCCCGGTTTATATCCACGATCTGGAGGCCGACTGGCTGACGGATGCAGGGAAAAATGGTTCTATGCGCTGGCAGGAGGTAACGCCGCCGCTGACAACCGATCCAGCAGAATACGCGCTGGATGAAGGGATGACGCTTACGCTGCTGGGCGAGAAATTT
This window encodes:
- a CDS encoding MBL fold metallo-hydrolase, whose translation is MSEMRVESFALGPLQTNCYLLTVKDEETGKERGIIIDPGMNPKGLLKRIADTQIEAILLTHAHFDHMGGVDEVRKAAGCPVYIHDLEADWLTDAGKNGSMRWQEVTPPLTTDPAEYALDEGMTLTLLGEKFHVMHTPGHSPGSVSFLRGSDLFSGDVLFRLSVGRTDLPGSRERDLYDSIQGKLYRLPDEVKVYPGHGPRTTIGFEKANNPFTR
- a CDS encoding thioredoxin family protein is translated as MSKSVAEKLNKGISPQQFIDGMEKNKEAFQDWYNQFAWTDESDREYFESLNNRDDLRVLILMAEWCGDVIRNIPVVFRALENSGVPTEVLIMEEHLDTMEQFLTMGGRAVPIVIIADTGGHVLGQWGPRPKHVQEAMTAFKLENPDREAADYQEKLGLVRQEMGRRYGEGTGYQTVIVKELRDLLESF